The proteins below are encoded in one region of Anguilla anguilla isolate fAngAng1 chromosome 3, fAngAng1.pri, whole genome shotgun sequence:
- the LOC118223765 gene encoding gap junction alpha-8 protein-like isoform X2, whose product MGDWSFLGNILEEVNEHSTVIGRVWLTVLFIFRILILGTAAEFVWGDEQSDYVCNTQQPGCENVCYDEAFPISHIRLWVLQIIFVSTPSLVYVGHAVHHVHMEEKRKEREEAEMNRQQEMNEERLKKFRLEGTLLRTYICHIIFKTLFEVGFVVGQYFLYGFHILPLYKCSRWPCPNTVDCFVSRPTEKTVFIIFMLAVACVSLFLNFVEISHLGLKKIRFVFQKPPQQQAEGGLVPEKSLTSMTVSSIQKAKGYKLLEEDKPVTHYFPLTEVGMEAGRLPTPFQTFEEKSCVDEVGPPEDMSKLCDETLLSYVQTTEQEEEQKQGQEQDNEEEQQDQEEEDEEEEEGEKPPTKTDVEATETIEDTRPLSSLSKASSRARSDDLTV is encoded by the exons ATGGGTGACTGGAGCTTCTTGGGAAACATTTTAGAGGAAGTGAACGAGCACTCGACAGTGATTGGCAGGGTGTGGTTGACCGTGCTCTTCATCTTCAGGATCCTGATCTTGGGCACAGCTGCTGAGTTTGTCTGGGGGGACGAGCAGTCGGATTATGTTTGCAACACCCAGCAGCCGGGTTGCGAGAACGTCTGCTATGACGAGGCTTTCCCCATCTCCCACATCAGGCTGTGGGTGCTCCAGATCATCTTCGTCTCCACGCCCTCGCTGGTGTACGTGGGCCACGCCGTGCACCACGTCCACATGGAGGAGAAGCGCAAGGAAAGGGAGGAGGCGGAGATGAACCGTCAGCAGGAGATGAATGAGGAGAGGCT CAAGAAGTTCCGCCTGGAGGGCACGTTGCTGAGGACGTACATCTGCCACATTATCTTCAAGACCCTGTTTGAGGTGGGCTTCGTGGTGGGACAGTACTTTCTCTATGGCTTCCACATCCTGCCCCTTTACAAGTGCAGCCGCTGGCCCTGCCCCAACACTGTCGACTGCTTCGTCTCGCGCCCCACCGAGAAGACcgtcttcatcatcttcatgcTGGCGGTTGCTTGCGTCTCCCTCTTCCTCAACTTTGTAGAGATCAGCCACCTCGGACTGAAGAAGATCCGCTTTGTTTTCCAGAAGCCCCCCCAGCAGCAAGCAGAGGGGGGGCTGGTTCCAGAGAAGAGTTTGACCTCCATGACTGTCTCTTCCATCCAGAAGGCCAAGGGCTACAAACTGCTGGAGGAGGACAAGCCTGTGACCCACTACTTCCCCCTGACAGAGGTGGGGATGGAGGCAGGCAGGCTGCCGACACCCTTTCAGACTTTTGAGGAGAAGTCCTGCGTGGATGAGGTAGGGCCCCCTGAAGACATGTCCAAGTTGTGTGATGAGACCCTGCTCTCCTATGTCCAGACCactgaacaggaggaggagcagaagcaggggcaggaacaggacaatGAGGAGGAGCAGCAAGATCAGGAAGAAGAGGacgaagaagaggaagagggggagaagcCACCCACCAAGACTGATGTGGAGGCTACTGAGACGATAGAAGACACCAGACCGCTAAGCAGCTTGAGTAAAGCAAGCAGCAGGGCCAGGTCAGATGATTTGACAGTATGA
- the LOC118223765 gene encoding gap junction alpha-8 protein-like isoform X1 has translation MGDWSFLGNILEEVNEHSTVIGRVWLTVLFIFRILILGTAAEFVWGDEQSDYVCNTQQPGCENVCYDEAFPISHIRLWVLQIIFVSTPSLVYVGHAVHHVHMEEKRKEREEAEMNRQQEMNEERLPLAPDQGSVRTTKETSTKGSKKFRLEGTLLRTYICHIIFKTLFEVGFVVGQYFLYGFHILPLYKCSRWPCPNTVDCFVSRPTEKTVFIIFMLAVACVSLFLNFVEISHLGLKKIRFVFQKPPQQQAEGGLVPEKSLTSMTVSSIQKAKGYKLLEEDKPVTHYFPLTEVGMEAGRLPTPFQTFEEKSCVDEVGPPEDMSKLCDETLLSYVQTTEQEEEQKQGQEQDNEEEQQDQEEEDEEEEEGEKPPTKTDVEATETIEDTRPLSSLSKASSRARSDDLTV, from the coding sequence ATGGGTGACTGGAGCTTCTTGGGAAACATTTTAGAGGAAGTGAACGAGCACTCGACAGTGATTGGCAGGGTGTGGTTGACCGTGCTCTTCATCTTCAGGATCCTGATCTTGGGCACAGCTGCTGAGTTTGTCTGGGGGGACGAGCAGTCGGATTATGTTTGCAACACCCAGCAGCCGGGTTGCGAGAACGTCTGCTATGACGAGGCTTTCCCCATCTCCCACATCAGGCTGTGGGTGCTCCAGATCATCTTCGTCTCCACGCCCTCGCTGGTGTACGTGGGCCACGCCGTGCACCACGTCCACATGGAGGAGAAGCGCAAGGAAAGGGAGGAGGCGGAGATGAACCGTCAGCAGGAGATGAATGAGGAGAGGCTGCCTCTGGCGCCCGACCAGGGCAGCGTCAGGACCACCAAGGAGACCAGTACCAAGGGCAGCAAGAAGTTCCGCCTGGAGGGCACGTTGCTGAGGACGTACATCTGCCACATTATCTTCAAGACCCTGTTTGAGGTGGGCTTCGTGGTGGGACAGTACTTTCTCTATGGCTTCCACATCCTGCCCCTTTACAAGTGCAGCCGCTGGCCCTGCCCCAACACTGTCGACTGCTTCGTCTCGCGCCCCACCGAGAAGACcgtcttcatcatcttcatgcTGGCGGTTGCTTGCGTCTCCCTCTTCCTCAACTTTGTAGAGATCAGCCACCTCGGACTGAAGAAGATCCGCTTTGTTTTCCAGAAGCCCCCCCAGCAGCAAGCAGAGGGGGGGCTGGTTCCAGAGAAGAGTTTGACCTCCATGACTGTCTCTTCCATCCAGAAGGCCAAGGGCTACAAACTGCTGGAGGAGGACAAGCCTGTGACCCACTACTTCCCCCTGACAGAGGTGGGGATGGAGGCAGGCAGGCTGCCGACACCCTTTCAGACTTTTGAGGAGAAGTCCTGCGTGGATGAGGTAGGGCCCCCTGAAGACATGTCCAAGTTGTGTGATGAGACCCTGCTCTCCTATGTCCAGACCactgaacaggaggaggagcagaagcaggggcaggaacaggacaatGAGGAGGAGCAGCAAGATCAGGAAGAAGAGGacgaagaagaggaagagggggagaagcCACCCACCAAGACTGATGTGGAGGCTACTGAGACGATAGAAGACACCAGACCGCTAAGCAGCTTGAGTAAAGCAAGCAGCAGGGCCAGGTCAGATGATTTGACAGTATGA